One region of Acyrthosiphon pisum isolate AL4f unplaced genomic scaffold, pea_aphid_22Mar2018_4r6ur Scaffold_21365;HRSCAF=23787, whole genome shotgun sequence genomic DNA includes:
- the LOC115034865 gene encoding uncharacterized protein LOC115034865 — MAGRKWVIEPSLVIDAILFYKDAVIITNENGEKKVAVATNSVWSDISSKLDNRMSTSALHTFVFKGRHGIKEKLGFLPLKTFPVSTNISDENQLSNGSGT, encoded by the exons atggCTGGACGAAAGTGGGTGATTGAACCGTCATTGGTTATCGATGCTATACTTTTCTACAAAGACGCAGTTATAATTACCAACGAAAATGGTGAAAAAA aagttGCTGTTGCTACTAACAGTGTATGGTCTGATATCAGTTCAAAGCTTGATAATCGCATGTCAACCAGTGCTCTCCATACATTTGTGTTTAAAGGTAGACATGGGATAAAGGAAAAACTAGGATTTCTACCTCTGAAAACATTTCCTGTTTCTACAAATATTTCTGATGAAAATCAATTGTCAAACGGATCGGGTACGTAA